The Lewinellaceae bacterium genome has a segment encoding these proteins:
- a CDS encoding transglycosylase SLT domain-containing protein has translation MKLLWTLVITLLVFPLAMKASTIKLNPRESEPSAYAESWDAHTDELIKQRLGQLSLPFTVRYNDKVKTYIKRYVELGFKESESMLGRSSLYFPIFEHYLNLYGLPMELKYLPMVESTLLPGVESNAGAAGLWQMIPASARYFGLTIDGNIDERLDPNKSTEAAVKMLSMLYDQFGNWPLVMAAYNCGPGTVKKAIRYAKCDDYWEISKYLPKETQRYVPAFIAAAYLVNYYDEHDMAPKYPAYDLQDTRTFVTYTSLRFSDINKATNVSWDILKKLNPGYLGNIIPAGKNGHFIILPSYAAESFRTFISGKVNASEDAGSFPIGSLRTSYTTVAGDNIETLALLFGCTVEDIMAWNHLRSKNLAVNQSLILYLKRNTTIVKP, from the coding sequence ATGAAACTCCTATGGACATTAGTAATCACGCTATTGGTATTTCCTTTAGCGATGAAAGCTAGTACAATCAAACTAAATCCGCGCGAATCGGAACCTTCAGCTTATGCTGAAAGCTGGGACGCCCACACTGACGAGCTGATCAAACAAAGGCTCGGACAGTTGTCACTACCTTTTACTGTTAGATACAATGATAAGGTAAAAACTTACATCAAACGCTATGTTGAATTAGGTTTTAAAGAATCTGAATCAATGTTAGGCCGTTCAAGTCTCTATTTTCCAATTTTTGAGCATTATCTTAACCTTTACGGTTTGCCAATGGAGCTTAAATACCTCCCAATGGTAGAGTCTACATTGCTTCCTGGAGTTGAATCTAATGCCGGAGCCGCAGGGTTATGGCAGATGATACCTGCTTCGGCAAGATATTTCGGACTCACTATTGATGGCAATATCGATGAAAGGCTTGATCCAAACAAATCAACAGAGGCCGCAGTAAAAATGCTTTCTATGTTGTATGATCAGTTTGGTAACTGGCCCTTAGTCATGGCGGCTTACAACTGTGGCCCGGGTACCGTTAAAAAAGCCATCCGTTATGCCAAATGCGATGACTATTGGGAAATAAGCAAGTACCTGCCTAAAGAAACACAGCGTTACGTTCCTGCTTTTATCGCAGCAGCTTATTTGGTGAATTATTATGACGAACATGATATGGCACCCAAATACCCTGCCTATGATTTACAGGATACCCGTACATTTGTTACTTACACAAGTCTGAGATTTTCTGACATCAACAAAGCAACCAATGTAAGCTGGGATATTTTGAAAAAACTTAACCCGGGATACCTCGGAAATATTATCCCTGCCGGCAAAAATGGCCACTTTATCATATTGCCATCCTATGCTGCAGAATCTTTCCGTACTTTTATTTCCGGAAAAGTTAACGCTTCAGAGGATGCAGGATCATTTCCAATAGGTTCTTTGAGAACGTCCTACACTACCGTTGCAGGAGACAATATCGAGACACTGGCATTGCTCTTCGGATGCACTGTTGAAGATATTATGGCATGGAACCATTTGAGAAGCAAGAACCTCGCGGTGAATCAATCTCTTATTCTTTACCTTAAAAGAAATACGACTATTGTAAAACCTTAA